The DNA sequence AGGTCGATCGCCACCGCGGTTGCGATTGCCGGTTCGACGGGCCTTTGCCAGAGCATCGAAGCGACGCCCCCCGCCATGTGAACGGCCAACGCCACGAGAAGGCTGGCGCCCCAGCGGAGCCGGCGTCCGCCGAACCAAGGGTCCATGGCGGGGTGCAGCCCGGTCATGGACCCGGCGCCGTCTCCAGCCCGACCAGGGCCACTTTCAGGTAGCCGGCGGTGCGCAGGGCATCCATGACGCCCATGAGTTCGCCGTAGTTCACCTTGCGGTCGGCACGCAGGAACACGCGCTGCTGGCGGTCGGCCCCGGTCGCGGCGTCAAGCGCCGTTGCCAGTGCTTCGGGGGCGACCGGGCCGTCGCCCAACACCAGCGAACCGTCGGCCTGCAAGGTGAGGAACAGCGGTTTGTCCGGTCGGGGCTGCGGGGCGGCGGTGGAGGCCGGCAGCTCGACCGGCACGTCCACGGTCGCGAGCGGGGCCGCCACCATGAAGATGATCAGCAGCACCAGCATCACGTCGATGAACGGGGTGACGTTGATCTCGTGGTGCTCGACGAGATCGTCGTCGCCGGGATTCAGCCTGACGCCCATCGCCCTACTCCGCGGCGTTCCGGGTCCGCACCTCGGCCCGGTCGAGGTCGCGGGAGACCAGGCCCATGATTTCGGC is a window from the Azospirillaceae bacterium genome containing:
- the exbD gene encoding TonB system transport protein ExbD; protein product: MGVRLNPGDDDLVEHHEINVTPFIDVMLVLLIIFMVAAPLATVDVPVELPASTAAPQPRPDKPLFLTLQADGSLVLGDGPVAPEALATALDAATGADRQQRVFLRADRKVNYGELMGVMDALRTAGYLKVALVGLETAPGP